A genomic window from Streptococcus sanguinis includes:
- a CDS encoding acyl carrier protein: MSEKEIYAKIVEIIQEHDSSKLHITPELSLKEELGVDSVDLMEFIINLEEAFDIEIPDEDMDNFKTISDVVAYIHEKLKKQD, from the coding sequence ATGAGCGAAAAAGAAATTTATGCAAAAATTGTCGAAATCATTCAAGAACATGACAGCAGTAAGCTGCATATCACTCCAGAACTGAGCTTGAAAGAGGAGCTGGGAGTGGACTCTGTTGATTTGATGGAATTTATCATCAATCTGGAAGAAGCTTTTGATATTGAGATTCCTGATGAGGATATGGATAACTTCAAAACAATTTCCGATGTGGTGGCTTATATCCATGAGAAACTGAAGAAGCAAGATTAA
- the hflB gene encoding ATP-dependent zinc metalloprotease FtsH gives MKNKQNNGFIKNPFLYILIIVVLVTGFQYFFSGDTGGRSQQINYTELVKEIKENNVTEMSYQPNGSVIEISGTYKTPQESKEDTGILFFTPNVSKVERFTSIILPSDITISDLQNLASEHNTEISIKRESSSGMWITILTSIVPFVIVIFFFMSMMNQGGGGGARGAMNFGRNKARAANKEDIRVRFSDVAGAEEEKQELVEVVEFLKDRKRYTKLGARIPAGVLLEGPPGTGKTLLAKAVAGEAGVPFFSISGSDFVEMFVGVGASRVRSLFEDAKKAAPAIIFIDEIDAVGRQRGVGLGGGNDEREQTLNQLLIEMDGFEGNEGIIIIAATNRSDVLDPALLRAGRFDRKVLVGRPDVKGREAILRVHAKNKPLAKNVDLKLVAQQTPGFVGADLENVLNEAALVAARRNKKVIDADDIDEAEDRVIAGPSKKNKTVSERDRQLVAYHEAGHTIVGLVLSNARVVHKVTIVPRGRAGGYMIALPKEDQMLLSKEDMKEQLAGLMGGRVAEEIIFNVQTTGASNDFEQATQMARSMVTEYGMSEKLGPVQYEGNHAMFGAASPQKSISEQTAYEIDEEVRELLNEARNKAAEIIQSHRETHKLIAEALLKYETLDSNQIKSLYETGKMPEESELELDKEAHALSYDEIKTKMEEKSSE, from the coding sequence ATGAAAAATAAGCAAAATAATGGTTTTATAAAAAATCCATTTCTCTATATTCTGATTATTGTTGTCCTAGTGACAGGATTTCAGTATTTCTTTTCAGGAGATACTGGCGGTCGTAGTCAGCAAATCAATTACACAGAATTAGTGAAGGAAATTAAGGAAAATAATGTCACAGAGATGAGCTACCAGCCAAATGGCAGCGTCATTGAGATTTCAGGTACTTACAAAACACCTCAGGAATCGAAAGAAGATACAGGGATTTTATTTTTCACTCCAAACGTTTCTAAAGTAGAGAGATTTACAAGTATTATTTTACCGTCAGATATTACAATTTCTGATTTACAAAATTTAGCTTCTGAGCATAACACTGAAATCAGCATAAAGCGCGAAAGTTCAAGCGGAATGTGGATTACAATCCTCACTTCCATCGTTCCTTTTGTAATTGTCATCTTCTTCTTTATGTCCATGATGAATCAAGGTGGCGGCGGTGGTGCTCGCGGTGCCATGAATTTTGGCCGCAATAAGGCGCGTGCTGCTAACAAAGAAGATATTAGGGTTCGTTTCTCGGATGTAGCTGGTGCCGAGGAAGAGAAACAAGAACTTGTAGAAGTCGTTGAGTTTTTGAAAGATCGGAAACGCTACACCAAGTTAGGTGCTCGTATTCCTGCCGGTGTCCTTCTAGAAGGCCCTCCAGGAACTGGTAAAACCTTGCTTGCCAAGGCTGTTGCTGGAGAAGCAGGAGTTCCTTTCTTCAGTATCTCAGGTTCTGATTTTGTAGAAATGTTTGTTGGGGTCGGAGCAAGCCGTGTCCGTTCTTTGTTTGAAGATGCGAAAAAAGCAGCCCCTGCCATTATCTTCATCGATGAAATCGATGCAGTCGGTCGTCAGCGTGGTGTTGGCCTTGGCGGTGGTAACGATGAGCGTGAGCAAACCCTCAATCAGCTCTTGATTGAAATGGATGGTTTTGAAGGCAATGAAGGAATCATTATCATTGCGGCTACTAACCGTTCGGATGTATTAGATCCAGCCTTGCTGCGTGCTGGCCGTTTTGACAGAAAAGTCTTGGTCGGCCGTCCTGATGTTAAAGGTCGGGAAGCCATTCTTCGCGTCCATGCTAAGAATAAGCCGCTAGCTAAAAATGTTGATTTGAAACTAGTTGCTCAGCAGACACCAGGTTTTGTTGGTGCTGATTTGGAAAATGTCTTGAATGAGGCTGCTTTGGTTGCTGCCCGCCGTAATAAGAAAGTCATCGATGCTGATGATATTGATGAAGCAGAAGACCGAGTGATCGCAGGACCTTCTAAGAAAAATAAAACGGTGTCTGAACGCGATCGTCAACTAGTTGCTTATCATGAAGCTGGACATACTATTGTTGGTTTGGTATTGTCAAATGCGCGTGTAGTACATAAGGTAACCATCGTACCTCGTGGACGTGCTGGTGGCTATATGATTGCCCTGCCTAAGGAAGACCAAATGCTTCTATCTAAAGAAGACATGAAAGAGCAATTAGCTGGTCTTATGGGTGGCCGTGTGGCTGAAGAGATTATCTTTAATGTTCAAACAACAGGTGCTTCTAATGACTTTGAACAGGCAACTCAGATGGCCCGCAGTATGGTAACGGAATATGGAATGAGCGAAAAACTTGGTCCAGTTCAATACGAAGGCAATCATGCTATGTTTGGTGCAGCCAGTCCTCAAAAATCAATTTCAGAACAGACTGCATATGAGATTGATGAAGAAGTAAGAGAACTTCTCAATGAAGCTCGTAACAAAGCTGCAGAGATTATCCAGTCTCATCGCGAAACTCATAAATTGATTGCTGAAGCGCTTCTTAAATATGAAACTTTGGATAGCAATCAAATTAAATCATTGTATGAAACTGGCAAAATGCCAGAAGAGTCTGAACTTGAATTAGACAAAGAAGCCCATGCACTTTCTTATGATGAAATTAAAACGAAAATGGAAGAAAAATCTTCCGAGTAG
- a CDS encoding CHAP domain-containing protein — MKKKLLTSILLSTVILSQGAALVSVKAETTDEKIAAQDSKINSLTEQQQSAQAQVNEIQGQVSAIQKQQEELKAENEKLSAESARLSAEIDELSKNIVARNESLANQARSAQTNGTATSYINTVVNSSSITEAISRVAAMSEIVSANNKMLEQQKKDKEAIAEKQVANNEAINTVIANQEKLADDEQTLATKQAELKAAQASLAAEKATAENEKNSLLEEKAAAEKAAAEAAAREAAYKAEQEAQRQAVEASGNTTLQAQVQAVVNSPSSSEAPAAAAPAVTQSVVRANRPVYSSSASSYPVGQCTWGAKTLAPWAGDYWGNGGQWSASAAAAGFRVGSQPEVGAIACWTDGGYGHVAVVTAVQSTTSIQVSEANYLGQQSIGNYRGWFNPTTAQGTVSYIYPN; from the coding sequence ATGAAGAAAAAACTACTCACATCAATTTTATTGAGTACAGTTATCCTTTCACAAGGAGCTGCACTTGTGAGCGTTAAAGCGGAGACAACTGATGAAAAGATTGCTGCACAAGACAGCAAGATTAATAGTTTGACAGAGCAACAACAATCAGCTCAGGCACAAGTCAACGAGATTCAAGGCCAAGTATCTGCTATTCAAAAGCAACAAGAAGAGCTTAAAGCAGAAAATGAAAAATTGTCTGCGGAATCTGCAAGACTTTCTGCTGAGATTGACGAACTGTCTAAAAACATCGTAGCTCGTAATGAGTCACTTGCTAATCAAGCGCGCAGTGCCCAAACAAACGGAACTGCTACTAGCTACATTAATACAGTTGTAAATTCTAGCTCTATCACAGAAGCTATCTCTCGTGTAGCAGCTATGAGCGAAATCGTTTCAGCAAATAACAAAATGCTGGAACAACAAAAGAAAGATAAAGAAGCAATTGCTGAAAAGCAAGTTGCAAATAACGAAGCTATTAATACTGTTATTGCCAACCAAGAAAAGTTAGCTGATGATGAGCAAACTTTGGCAACAAAACAAGCAGAACTGAAAGCAGCTCAAGCAAGCCTTGCGGCTGAAAAAGCAACTGCTGAAAATGAAAAGAATTCTCTTCTTGAAGAGAAAGCAGCAGCTGAAAAAGCAGCAGCTGAAGCAGCAGCTCGTGAAGCAGCTTATAAAGCAGAACAAGAAGCACAACGTCAAGCAGTTGAAGCTTCAGGTAACACTACTCTGCAAGCTCAGGTCCAAGCAGTTGTTAATTCACCTTCATCTTCTGAAGCACCAGCTGCGGCAGCACCTGCAGTGACTCAATCTGTTGTCCGTGCAAATAGACCAGTTTATAGCTCATCTGCCTCTTCTTATCCAGTAGGTCAATGTACTTGGGGTGCTAAGACATTAGCTCCTTGGGCTGGCGATTACTGGGGTAATGGTGGACAATGGTCAGCAAGCGCAGCAGCAGCAGGCTTCCGTGTTGGTTCACAGCCAGAAGTTGGCGCAATTGCATGTTGGACTGACGGTGGATACGGACACGTTGCAGTAGTAACAGCTGTTCAATCTACTACAAGCATCCAAGTATCAGAAGCAAACTACCTTGGACAACAATCAATCGGTAACTACCGTGGATGGTTTAACCCAACAACTGCACAAGGTACAGTTTCATATATCTATCCGAACTAA
- the recO gene encoding DNA repair protein RecO, with protein MLKSLTSQGLVLYNRNFREDDKLVKIFTEQAGKRMFFVKHAGKSKLAPVIQPLTAANLLMKINDDGLSYIEDYQDVVTYHRINEDLFIMAYASYVAALADASLQDNQPDPALFAFLQKTLELMNNGLDYEVLTNIFEIQILSRFGVSLNFHDCAFCHRTGLPFDFSFKYSGVLCPDHYHQDERRCHLNPNLPFLLDQFQAVRFSELETISLKPDIKKQLRYFIDLLYDEYVGIHLKSKKFIDSLGDWGSILKDKNEE; from the coding sequence ATGCTTAAATCTCTAACAAGTCAAGGTCTGGTTCTCTATAACCGCAATTTCCGTGAGGATGATAAGCTGGTCAAGATCTTTACGGAACAGGCTGGCAAGCGTATGTTTTTCGTCAAGCATGCTGGTAAATCTAAGCTAGCACCCGTTATTCAGCCTTTGACTGCGGCGAACTTGCTGATGAAAATCAATGATGATGGCCTTAGCTATATCGAGGATTATCAGGATGTAGTCACCTACCATCGCATCAATGAAGACTTATTCATCATGGCCTATGCCAGCTATGTGGCAGCCTTGGCAGATGCCAGCCTTCAAGACAATCAGCCGGATCCAGCGCTCTTTGCTTTTCTGCAGAAAACCCTGGAACTGATGAATAATGGTCTGGACTATGAAGTGCTGACCAATATCTTTGAGATTCAGATTTTGTCACGCTTTGGAGTTTCGCTGAACTTCCATGACTGTGCTTTTTGTCATCGGACAGGTTTGCCTTTTGACTTCTCTTTCAAATATAGCGGAGTCCTTTGCCCTGATCATTACCATCAGGATGAACGCCGCTGTCATCTGAATCCCAACCTTCCTTTTCTGCTGGACCAATTTCAGGCAGTCCGCTTTAGCGAATTGGAGACCATTTCTTTGAAGCCAGATATTAAAAAACAGTTGCGGTATTTTATCGACCTGCTCTATGATGAATATGTCGGCATCCATCTCAAATCCAAAAAATTTATAGATTCTCTGGGAGACTGGGGAAGCATTTTAAAAGATAAGAACGAGGAATAA
- a CDS encoding sigma-70 family RNA polymerase sigma factor, with translation MDFRATYEKVKWIVWKCKKDYYIHLWEHSDWEQEGMLVLYELLLKEKGIENDEEKLYRYFKTKFRNHIHDKIRKQESQKRKLDRQPYEEVSEIGHRLKSKELFLDELVAFREAIDNYKRTLDDVGLDNYQRLMSNERFKGRRAMLKDLKNHLKDFQDNTIL, from the coding sequence ATGGATTTTAGAGCTACTTATGAGAAGGTGAAATGGATAGTTTGGAAGTGTAAGAAAGATTACTATATACACTTGTGGGAACATAGTGATTGGGAGCAAGAAGGAATGTTAGTTTTATACGAACTTCTGCTTAAAGAGAAAGGAATTGAAAACGATGAGGAAAAACTCTATCGTTATTTCAAAACAAAATTCAGAAATCATATACATGATAAAATTCGTAAACAAGAAAGCCAAAAGCGCAAATTGGACCGCCAGCCTTATGAAGAAGTGAGTGAGATTGGACATCGACTAAAATCAAAAGAGTTGTTTCTAGATGAGTTAGTCGCCTTCAGAGAAGCGATTGACAATTATAAAAGAACTCTTGATGATGTTGGATTGGATAATTATCAGAGACTGATGAGCAATGAGCGCTTTAAAGGAAGAAGAGCTATGCTCAAAGATTTGAAAAATCATTTAAAAGATTTTCAAGACAATACGATTTTATAA
- a CDS encoding IS1182 family transposase, with the protein MHIHYNTNQTTLPLEISSFLPQDHLVFTIEKVVNALEERHFHAFYHAFGRPSYHPKMLVATLLFAYSQGIFSGRKIEKMMIENLAMQYLTGQLLVSYRTINRFRVAEGMEDLIRDLFIDLNLRLKMEELVTLDCLFIDGTKIEANANKYSFVWKKATDKFSVKLQEQIQVYFQEEITPLIHQAIRLDEEEPISSEQLLEFAQVLEEELEKLSQDIEEAPVKGKDERKNQRRKLKKVLRKVKDDFSVRAEKYESYQETFEGRNSFSKTDPDATFMRMKEDHMRNGQLKPAYNLQIATENQFVLHYDVFSNPTDTRTLLPFLESYPHELKRVVADAGYGSEENLLRLDEKEVNHLIKYAMFDKEQKRGYKQSVRNLANWHYDDKEDSYTHPDGWCYRFHHINHQKTQTDFQQEIKVYYADEPESAPQKGLYMNERYQHLKAKECQALLSPEGRRIFAQRKIDVEPVFGQIKACLGYKRCNLRGRRQVKIDMGLVLMANNLLKYNKRRSQN; encoded by the coding sequence ATGCATATTCACTATAACACAAATCAAACAACTTTACCACTAGAAATCAGTTCTTTCTTACCACAAGACCATCTCGTCTTTACTATTGAAAAAGTGGTCAATGCCTTGGAGGAACGTCACTTCCACGCCTTCTATCATGCCTTCGGTCGCCCGTCTTATCATCCTAAAATGCTTGTAGCTACTCTTCTGTTTGCCTATTCACAAGGAATTTTCTCTGGACGAAAAATTGAAAAAATGATGATTGAAAATCTCGCTATGCAATACCTAACAGGACAGTTGCTTGTCAGCTACCGCACCATCAATCGCTTTCGAGTCGCTGAAGGGATGGAAGACCTTATTCGTGATCTTTTCATCGACCTCAATCTTCGTTTAAAAATGGAAGAGTTAGTAACTTTAGATTGTCTGTTTATTGATGGGACTAAGATTGAAGCCAATGCCAACAAGTATAGTTTCGTGTGGAAGAAAGCGACAGACAAGTTTTCCGTCAAACTTCAAGAACAGATACAGGTCTATTTTCAAGAAGAAATCACACCCCTTATCCATCAGGCTATTAGGCTGGATGAAGAAGAGCCTATTTCTTCAGAGCAGTTGCTTGAATTCGCTCAAGTCCTGGAAGAAGAATTGGAAAAACTGAGCCAAGACATTGAGGAGGCACCCGTTAAAGGAAAGGATGAACGTAAAAACCAGCGTCGTAAACTCAAGAAAGTCTTGCGTAAAGTCAAGGATGACTTTTCAGTGCGTGCTGAGAAATATGAGAGCTATCAGGAGACATTTGAAGGACGTAACAGCTTTTCCAAAACAGATCCAGATGCCACTTTTATGCGGATGAAGGAGGATCATATGAGAAATGGTCAACTCAAACCTGCTTACAACTTACAAATCGCTACGGAAAATCAATTTGTTCTTCACTATGATGTCTTCTCAAATCCGACAGATACCAGAACGCTGTTGCCTTTTTTAGAAAGCTATCCACATGAGTTAAAAAGAGTTGTCGCCGATGCGGGATACGGAAGTGAAGAGAACCTCCTTCGTTTAGATGAAAAGGAGGTCAACCATCTGATTAAATATGCCATGTTTGATAAGGAACAGAAAAGAGGGTATAAACAGTCGGTTAGAAATTTAGCGAATTGGCACTATGATGACAAGGAGGATAGCTACACACATCCTGACGGCTGGTGCTATCGTTTTCACCATATCAACCATCAGAAAACACAGACGGACTTTCAACAGGAAATCAAGGTTTACTACGCTGATGAACCTGAATCAGCCCCTCAAAAGGGACTGTATATGAACGAACGTTATCAACACTTGAAAGCTAAAGAATGCCAAGCGCTTTTATCTCCCGAAGGTAGACGGATTTTCGCTCAACGTAAGATTGATGTGGAACCTGTCTTTGGTCAGATAAAGGCTTGTTTGGGTTACAAACGGTGTAACCTAAGAGGCAGACGGCAGGTTAAAATTGACATGGGATTGGTACTCATGGCTAATAACCTCCTTAAATACAATAAGAGAAGGAGTCAAAATTAA
- the mreC gene encoding rod shape-determining protein MreC: MNRFKKSKFLLSFFVLVVAMTILILSTSSSWFVSTTSNIISLVDRLVSSPFTFVADKKEEMSDLMSTYRENQQLKKNLYEVEEKAGKADSLEDENEQLRKLLEFKETDKNQVQIASEVIARTPASWKNELTIDKGESDNVTDAMLVVANGGLVGSVSETSSQSSLVSLLTNEENSTKISVRIQTKSGPVYGIITGYDEKNSAYIISQLNSAEDIKEGDEVATSGLGAYNAENIPVGKVLTVSEAKDQLNKVVLVKPAADLSDIRAVMLVGN, from the coding sequence ATGAATCGATTTAAAAAGTCTAAATTTCTGCTTTCTTTTTTTGTATTAGTTGTTGCAATGACGATACTCATCTTATCTACTTCTTCTAGTTGGTTTGTATCAACTACTTCAAATATTATTTCATTGGTAGATAGACTTGTCAGCTCTCCTTTTACTTTTGTAGCTGATAAAAAAGAAGAAATGTCAGATTTGATGTCTACTTACAGAGAGAATCAGCAGCTCAAGAAAAATCTTTATGAGGTTGAGGAAAAGGCTGGGAAGGCAGATTCCTTAGAAGATGAAAATGAGCAGTTGCGAAAACTTTTGGAATTTAAAGAGACTGATAAAAATCAAGTTCAAATTGCTAGCGAAGTGATTGCCCGTACGCCAGCATCTTGGAAAAATGAGCTGACTATTGACAAGGGAGAATCTGATAATGTGACTGATGCTATGCTAGTGGTCGCTAATGGTGGTCTAGTAGGAAGTGTTTCTGAAACTAGTAGTCAGTCTAGCTTAGTATCTCTACTGACTAACGAGGAAAACTCAACTAAAATTTCTGTTAGAATTCAAACTAAGTCTGGTCCAGTTTATGGGATTATTACTGGTTATGATGAAAAAAACTCTGCTTATATCATCAGTCAGTTAAATAGTGCTGAAGATATAAAAGAGGGAGATGAGGTGGCAACCAGTGGCTTGGGTGCTTATAATGCAGAAAATATTCCTGTCGGTAAGGTGCTTACCGTGTCTGAGGCTAAGGATCAGTTAAATAAGGTTGTCCTGGTTAAGCCGGCTGCTGATTTGTCGGATATCCGTGCTGTAATGTTGGTAGGGAACTGA
- a CDS encoding ribose-phosphate diphosphokinase — translation MSFSDLKLFALSSNKELAQRVAQEIGLPLGKSTVRQFSDGEIQVNIEESIRGKHVFILQSTSSPVNDNLMEILIMVDALKRASAESINVVMPYYGYARQDRKARAREPITSKLVANMLEIAGVDRMLTIDLHAAQIQGFFDIPVDHLMGAPLIADYFERRNMTGADYVVVSPDHGGVSRARKLAEFLKTPIAIIDKRRSVDKMNSSEVMNIIGKVEGKTCILIDDMIDTAGTICHAADALAEAGAVEVYASCTHPVLSGPAMDNIQKSAIKKLVVLDTIYLPQERLIDKIDQISIAHLLGEAIVRIHEKRPLSPLFEIGKK, via the coding sequence ATGTCTTTTTCTGATTTAAAACTCTTTGCTCTTTCTTCTAATAAAGAATTAGCGCAGCGTGTTGCTCAAGAGATTGGATTGCCACTTGGGAAATCAACTGTCCGTCAGTTTTCTGATGGAGAGATTCAAGTGAATATTGAAGAATCTATTCGCGGGAAACACGTCTTTATTTTGCAGTCTACCAGTTCGCCGGTCAATGATAATTTGATGGAAATCTTGATTATGGTAGATGCTTTGAAACGGGCTAGTGCTGAATCAATCAATGTTGTCATGCCTTACTATGGCTATGCTCGACAGGATCGCAAGGCTAGAGCTCGTGAGCCAATTACATCTAAATTAGTTGCTAATATGTTGGAAATTGCTGGTGTGGATCGGATGCTGACTATTGACTTGCACGCAGCGCAAATCCAGGGCTTCTTTGACATTCCAGTAGATCACTTGATGGGTGCACCTTTGATTGCTGATTACTTTGAGCGCCGTAATATGACAGGGGCCGACTATGTGGTAGTCAGTCCTGACCATGGTGGTGTGAGTCGGGCCCGTAAGTTAGCAGAGTTTCTGAAAACTCCGATTGCGATTATTGATAAGCGCCGCAGTGTGGACAAGATGAATAGCAGTGAAGTCATGAACATCATTGGTAAGGTGGAAGGAAAAACTTGTATCCTAATTGATGATATGATTGATACTGCGGGAACTATCTGCCATGCGGCTGATGCTCTCGCTGAGGCGGGGGCTGTAGAGGTCTATGCTAGCTGTACGCATCCAGTCTTGTCTGGTCCGGCTATGGATAATATCCAAAAGTCGGCGATTAAAAAATTGGTTGTGTTGGATACGATTTATCTCCCTCAAGAGCGCTTGATTGATAAGATTGATCAGATTTCCATTGCGCATCTTCTAGGGGAAGCCATTGTCCGTATTCATGAGAAACGGCCGCTATCACCCTTATTTGAAATAGGGAAAAAATAA
- the mreD gene encoding rod shape-determining protein MreD — protein MRNIKEHLLTPIILFFVLLIDGQISTFLANILPLQWHLVSHFIFIFMLFVSINLSRNYNILLFCCLGLIYDVYYFHTIGIALILFPLLSLLVCQSSSTMLLNKFTRFLSVLILVFLFELTSFAFAVFLNLSSLNLQDFVLRSLVPTMLLNSLIFLIFQPIFEKIYL, from the coding sequence ATGAGAAATATTAAAGAACATCTTTTGACTCCTATTATTTTATTTTTTGTTTTACTGATTGATGGGCAGATTTCGACTTTTCTGGCTAATATTCTGCCTTTACAATGGCATTTAGTCAGTCATTTTATCTTTATTTTCATGCTTTTTGTGTCCATCAACCTCTCTAGAAACTACAATATTCTCTTATTTTGCTGTCTGGGGCTAATTTACGATGTTTACTATTTTCATACCATCGGTATTGCTCTTATTCTTTTTCCTCTTTTAAGTCTCTTGGTTTGTCAGTCTAGTTCGACTATGCTTTTAAATAAATTTACTCGCTTTCTATCTGTTCTGATTCTTGTATTTTTATTTGAATTAACTAGTTTTGCTTTTGCAGTTTTTTTGAATCTTTCTAGTCTGAATTTACAAGATTTTGTCCTTAGGAGTCTAGTACCGACTATGCTCCTCAATAGCTTGATATTCCTCATTTTTCAGCCTATTTTCGAAAAAATATATTTATGA
- a CDS encoding pyridoxal phosphate-dependent aminotransferase, with protein MDLSKKFNKNLGKIEISLIRQFDQSISAIPGVLRLTLGEPDFTTPDHIKAAAKAAIDANQSHYTGMSGLLELRQAASSFVKEKYNLNYRPEDEVLVTIGATEALSATLTAILEEGDKVLLPAPAYPGYEPIVNLVGAEIVEIDTTANNFVLTPEMLEAAILEQGEQLKAVILNYPANPTGVTYSREQIKALADVLGKYQVFVVCDEVYSELTYTEEGHVSIAEYLPDQTIVINGLSKSHAMTGWRLGFIFAPAVFTAQLIKSHQYLVTAANTMAQFAGIEALTVGKDDAEPMKAEYIQRRDYIIEKMAELGFKIIKPDGAFYIFAKIPDGYNQDSFAFLQDFAEKKAVAFIPGAAFGQYGEGYIRLSYAASMETIQEALKRLKDYMEDYA; from the coding sequence ATGGATTTAAGTAAGAAATTTAATAAAAACTTAGGAAAAATAGAAATTTCGCTGATTCGTCAGTTTGACCAATCGATTTCTGCTATTCCTGGGGTTCTTCGGCTGACCTTAGGAGAGCCGGATTTTACGACACCGGATCATATCAAAGCAGCAGCCAAGGCAGCGATTGATGCTAATCAAAGCCACTACACTGGTATGAGCGGTCTCTTGGAGCTACGTCAGGCGGCCAGCAGCTTTGTGAAAGAAAAGTACAATCTGAACTATCGCCCAGAAGATGAGGTTTTGGTAACTATTGGTGCGACGGAGGCCTTGTCGGCTACACTGACAGCTATTCTAGAAGAAGGAGACAAGGTCTTGCTGCCAGCTCCTGCTTATCCAGGCTATGAGCCCATTGTCAATCTAGTAGGGGCGGAGATTGTCGAGATTGATACAACGGCCAATAATTTTGTCCTCACTCCAGAGATGCTGGAAGCGGCTATTTTAGAACAGGGCGAGCAGCTAAAAGCAGTTATTCTCAATTATCCAGCTAATCCGACTGGCGTGACTTATTCGCGGGAGCAGATAAAAGCTCTGGCGGATGTCTTAGGAAAATACCAAGTCTTTGTGGTCTGCGATGAGGTCTATTCTGAGCTAACCTATACAGAAGAGGGGCATGTCTCCATCGCGGAGTATCTGCCAGACCAAACCATTGTCATCAACGGCCTGTCTAAGTCTCATGCCATGACTGGCTGGCGGTTGGGCTTTATCTTTGCTCCAGCAGTTTTCACTGCCCAGCTGATTAAGAGCCATCAGTATCTCGTAACAGCGGCCAATACTATGGCTCAGTTTGCAGGCATTGAAGCTCTGACAGTTGGGAAAGATGATGCGGAACCAATGAAGGCTGAGTATATCCAGCGTCGCGATTATATCATAGAGAAAATGGCAGAGTTAGGCTTTAAGATCATCAAACCAGACGGGGCTTTTTATATTTTTGCTAAGATACCAGATGGTTATAATCAAGATTCTTTCGCCTTTCTGCAGGATTTTGCAGAGAAGAAGGCTGTGGCCTTTATCCCGGGGGCGGCTTTTGGTCAATACGGGGAAGGCTATATCCGCCTGTCCTACGCGGCTAGTATGGAGACGATTCAAGAAGCTCTGAAACGCCTCAAGGACTACATGGAGGACTATGCTTAA
- the srtB gene encoding class B sortase — translation MQEKDRSQASNKKQFLVVGICLLLIVLVIFSVFYAFRSSGTGNKPRVSPPSRIETSSSSTADSSQTEKDYLAERFAKLKAVNSETIGYVYAPGTQLDEPVVQTKDNATYLLKTFEGKQEPYMGAVFMDKDNHKDFSDRLTWLFGHARGSKAGDHRMFNDVNYYDRQDYFDKHRYVVIETPERKYYYQAMGLVIVPEETAFYRTEFKDDEDFTTQLRNIYEAARTKDPKIQIKASDRYLVLSTCREEDDTIRSNLYLRQIPDSELPDFLAKHGKELTYTPTR, via the coding sequence ATGCAAGAAAAAGATAGGAGTCAAGCTTCGAATAAGAAACAGTTCCTTGTTGTTGGCATCTGTCTCCTGTTGATTGTTCTGGTTATTTTTTCTGTTTTTTATGCTTTCCGTTCTTCAGGAACAGGCAATAAGCCTCGAGTTTCGCCTCCCAGCAGGATTGAAACGTCAAGCTCTTCTACAGCAGATTCCAGTCAGACAGAAAAGGATTATTTAGCAGAGCGTTTTGCTAAACTGAAGGCTGTGAATTCAGAAACGATAGGCTATGTCTATGCTCCTGGTACACAGCTGGATGAGCCAGTGGTGCAAACGAAAGATAATGCGACTTATCTGCTGAAGACTTTTGAAGGAAAGCAAGAACCCTATATGGGTGCGGTCTTCATGGATAAAGATAATCATAAAGATTTCAGCGATCGTCTTACTTGGCTTTTCGGGCATGCTCGGGGCAGCAAGGCAGGAGACCATCGCATGTTTAATGATGTCAACTACTATGATCGTCAGGATTATTTTGACAAACATAGATATGTCGTGATTGAGACTCCTGAGCGTAAGTATTATTATCAAGCTATGGGACTGGTCATCGTGCCGGAAGAGACGGCATTTTATCGGACGGAGTTTAAGGACGACGAGGACTTTACAACTCAGCTCAGAAATATCTATGAGGCTGCTCGTACTAAGGATCCTAAGATCCAGATTAAGGCGAGCGACCGGTATTTGGTTCTCTCAACCTGTCGTGAGGAAGATGACACGATTCGTTCCAACCTTTATTTGCGGCAGATTCCTGATTCAGAACTACCAGATTTTCTGGCCAAGCATGGTAAGGAATTGACCTATACTCCGACTCGTTGA